One window from the genome of Candidatus Synechococcus calcipolaris G9 encodes:
- a CDS encoding metal ABC transporter permease, which yields MLQAEFMRVFELFQLPFMQRALMAGILTGALGGMLGSFTILRQLSFFSDALGHSALLGIVIGLWLGVNPSLVLLPFAVLFALGVTYLLEHTRLWTDALLNIIYSSSLAIAVISLSFMGQYRGGLNNLLFGDILAVQPLDLVLSSLLLLVGLIFIGLTLRTQMLMTVNESLAIARGVSVRLHRTIFVVLLSLVVAVSIKTVGVLLISAFVVIPACAARLCSRQFNHYILWAAGLGSLSAVLGMLVSASVNLPSGPTIVVTQLIFFLGASGFSARTS from the coding sequence ATGCTGCAAGCTGAATTTATGCGGGTTTTTGAACTCTTTCAACTGCCCTTTATGCAACGGGCCCTGATGGCGGGGATTTTAACGGGGGCCTTGGGGGGAATGTTGGGTAGCTTTACGATTTTGCGGCAGCTTTCCTTTTTTAGTGATGCTCTGGGCCATTCAGCCTTACTGGGGATTGTCATTGGCCTATGGTTGGGTGTGAATCCGTCTTTAGTGCTATTGCCCTTTGCCGTACTATTTGCCTTGGGTGTCACCTACCTTTTGGAACATACGCGGCTATGGACTGATGCCCTCCTAAATATTATCTATTCTTCATCCTTGGCGATCGCAGTGATTAGTCTCAGCTTTATGGGTCAATATCGGGGCGGCTTAAATAATCTGTTATTTGGGGATATTTTAGCGGTACAGCCCCTAGACCTTGTATTAAGTAGCCTTCTGTTACTGGTGGGATTGATCTTCATTGGCTTGACCCTGCGTACCCAAATGTTAATGACGGTGAATGAATCCCTGGCCATTGCTCGGGGGGTATCCGTGAGGTTGCACCGCACCATTTTTGTGGTGTTGTTGTCCCTGGTGGTTGCGGTTTCGATTAAAACCGTGGGCGTATTACTCATTAGTGCCTTTGTGGTTATTCCCGCCTGTGCTGCCCGTCTCTGTAGTCGTCAATTTAATCACTATATTCTTTGGGCGGCAGGCCTGGGTTCCCTCAGTGCTGTGTTGGGGATGCTCGTCTCTGCCTCCGTGAATTTACCCTCTGGGCCAACGATTGTCGTCACTCAGCTTATTTTTTTTCTAGGGGCCAGTGGGTTTTCCGCCCGAACCTCCTAA